The DNA region TCCGGGTTCTGGGCATATCCGAGGAGGAAGAACAGCCGGGCGACGGGAACCTTGGACGTGACGCGCACGGTGACCGGGGTGCCGGTGTCCGGTGCCGTGAAGGTCATCGCGCCGACCTTGCTGCCGGCTCGCAGCGACCAGCGCCCGGAGACGTACGGATCCGGGGTCGCTTCCACCATGCCCCCTGCTGCCAGGGTGCGCCCGATGACGTCCGGCAGGGGGACGGAGACCGCGGGGGCGTGTTCGACGAGTTCGATGACCCGGGTCACCCGAGCGACTCCCGTAGCGCCGCAAGGCCGTACCGCTTCTCGACGTCCACGCCCTCGCCGTAGTGGTGTTCCTCAAGGAGCGGGAGGATCTTGGTCCGCCAGGTCCGCTCAAGACCGCCCTCGCGGTAGACGCCCTTCTTCATCAGATACGAGGGCCCGATGCGGAAGTCGGCGTCATCGATACGGGAGTTGAGCGCATCGAGCAGTTCGGCCGGCTCGCTGTCGCGGCCCGCCTGCGCCAGCCAGCGGCGCAGCAGTCCGCTCGTCGGCTCGGTGCCGGGGGAGAGCTCGACGAACGCGAAGCGCCGCCGCATGGCGGCGTCGACGAGGGCGATCGAGCGGTCGGCGGTGTTCATGGTGCCGATCACGAACAAATTGGGCGGCAGGGCGAAGTCGTCACCGGAGTAGGTGAGTCGGACGGACTTGTTCCGGTACTCCAGGAGGAAGTACAGCTCGCCGAAGACCTTCGCCAGGTTGGCGCGGTTGATCTCGTCGATGATCAGAAAGTGCGGGACGTGACGGTTGCCCTCGCGGGAGGCCAGATCGGCGAGCTCGCGCAGCGGGCCGGCGGTGAGCCGGAAGGCGACCTCGCGGGTCTGGGGATCCTCCTGGGGCCGGAAGCCCTCGAAGAAGTCCTCGTACGCGTAGGAGGGGTGGAACTGGACGAGCTTGACCCGCTCCGGGCCGCCGCCGAGGAACTCGGCCAGCTTCAGCGCCAGATAGGTCTTGCCTGTTCCCGGCGGGCCGTACAGCACCAACTGCCGTTCGTCCCAGAGCAGATCGCGCACCTCACGCAGCCACGCGGTGTCATGCACCAGGAGCTCGGCGGCCAGGTCGTCCGTCGGGTCGGGCAGTTCCAGCTCCCGTCGGGCGGCCAGCGCGGGCACTTCCGTGCTCGGGTCACGCTCTATCGCCTCCGCCTCCTCCGCCAGCTCCTGGTCGGTGAGGCCGAGTCCCTCGATGTGGGCCTGGACGGAGGTGAGGTCGACGACGTCGTGCTGGATGGACAGCTTCTGCTGCAGTTCCTCCGGAAGATCGTCGTACGGGAATCCTGCGGGCTGCCACTCGACCGGCCGCCGCAGGTTGGACCGCCGGTCCTCGGACTCCGACTGCTCGGCCTCGCCCGTGACCTCACCGACGTACAGCCGACCGCCGGAGATCGTGCACACGCTGTCGCCCGGCTTCATACGGGACAGGAAGGCGTGCAGGTCCTCGACGAGCTGCTGCTTCTGGCTGTAGGTCGCGGTCGACTCGTAGCCCTCCTGGACCAGGGTGCGCAGCTCGTCCTTGCTGACACCCTGCTTGACGCCCTGCCTCAGCCTGGAGGCGGGCAGGCTGACGCGTCCTTCGGACAGCCACAGGCGCTGGACCAGGTCGAGCCCCGTGACATTGGAACCACGCACGAGCCAAGGTCGGTTAGGCCCGGCCCACACCCCGGACATGTAGTCCGACAGGGGTCGGTCGTCCTCCGTCCGCCACTCCTCCCACCCGTTGCGCGGAGCCCCGACCAGCACCACGGCGGCGAAGGAAGGCGAGCCGAACTCGACGTCCTCGGTCAGCTCCAGCCAACCCGGCCAGCGCGTCGACGCCACCAGCACACCCTGCGCCTTCAGCTCCTCCCGCCGCTTGCTCGGCGCCTTGAAGTGCCTGCCGAGCGACGGCATGACATGGTCACGGGCCGGCGACCCCGCCCGCACGAGGAACTTCCGGCTCCCGTTCGTCCCCGTCTCGTCCAGCAGCACTCCGCGCGCTCGCTCGACGCCGTCACTGTTGGGCAGGCGCAGCCGGAACTCCGGGTACTCGTGGGCCACGGATCACCTCTCTCAATGGACCGACCTCGCCCCGCAGCGTACTGCGGGGCACCGACAGCGACCGGGTGGCCGGGGGCGACGCCGTCGTTCGGCCGGCCCGGAGTGAGACGAGGAGCCCACGCGTGTCAG from Streptomyces fradiae includes:
- a CDS encoding DUF4357 domain-containing protein — translated: MAHEYPEFRLRLPNSDGVERARGVLLDETGTNGSRKFLVRAGSPARDHVMPSLGRHFKAPSKRREELKAQGVLVASTRWPGWLELTEDVEFGSPSFAAVVLVGAPRNGWEEWRTEDDRPLSDYMSGVWAGPNRPWLVRGSNVTGLDLVQRLWLSEGRVSLPASRLRQGVKQGVSKDELRTLVQEGYESTATYSQKQQLVEDLHAFLSRMKPGDSVCTISGGRLYVGEVTGEAEQSESEDRRSNLRRPVEWQPAGFPYDDLPEELQQKLSIQHDVVDLTSVQAHIEGLGLTDQELAEEAEAIERDPSTEVPALAARRELELPDPTDDLAAELLVHDTAWLREVRDLLWDERQLVLYGPPGTGKTYLALKLAEFLGGGPERVKLVQFHPSYAYEDFFEGFRPQEDPQTREVAFRLTAGPLRELADLASREGNRHVPHFLIIDEINRANLAKVFGELYFLLEYRNKSVRLTYSGDDFALPPNLFVIGTMNTADRSIALVDAAMRRRFAFVELSPGTEPTSGLLRRWLAQAGRDSEPAELLDALNSRIDDADFRIGPSYLMKKGVYREGGLERTWRTKILPLLEEHHYGEGVDVEKRYGLAALRESLG